A window of Calditrichota bacterium genomic DNA:
CACAGCATCAGGAGGCGTTCCTGAAACGCTATGACGTCAAACTGGGGATCATGTCGTTTTTCGTCAAGGCGTCTATAGAGGCGCTTCGAAGCGTCCCCGAAGTGAACGCGCAGATCGACGGGGACCTGATCGTCGAAAATCACTACTACGATATCGGGGTGGCGGTCTCAACCGATCGCGGGCTGGTCGTGCCGGTGATAAGGGACGCCGACCAAATGTCGTTCGGGGAACTGGAGCAGGCAATTGCTCTCTACGCTGAAAAGGCGCGGAGCCGGACGTTGACGCTCGACGAATTGCAGGGCGGAGTCTTCACGATTTCAAATGGCGGGGTCTTTGGGTCAATGCTCTCGACCCCGATCCTTAACCCGCCGCAAGCGGCCATTTTGGGATTGCACGGCATCAAGAAGCGACCAGTGGTCATAAACGACGACCGGATCGAGGTGCGGCCCATGATGTATCTGGCGCTCTCCTACGACCACCGCCTGATCGACGGGCGGGAGTCGGTAACGTTCTTGAAGCGGATCGTGGAGTGCGTCGAAGCGCCGGAGAGAATGCTGTTGGGGCTGTGAAGTTCCGGATTCTAGGATGGGTTTATACGGAGCAGGAATATAAAGGGCGGGTTGATACCCGCCCTTTATGCTTGCGAACGCCTCACCTTCGATCTTAGCCTTGTCCGTGCCCGCTCTGGAAGAGGCCGACGGTGTTCCCGTCCGGCGCCTGAAGATGCGCAAACCAGCCATGCCCTGGAATCTCCGTCTTCGGCACGGCAACCGAAGCCCCTGCTGCGATTGCCTTTGACAGGTAATCTTCGATCTCGTTCACCTCGATATAGACCCCTGGCGACGCTGCTGCCTGGACCGTATCGGCCAGCCCGATGCCGCCGCCCACTTCTTCGGAAGGCGTCATATAGGTTTGGTAGGTCTCCATGAAGGTATTCTCGAATCTCCAGCCGAACAAGCCTTCGAAGAATGCCCGTGTCCCGGCCAGGTCCTTGGTCTGCCATTCGACGTGGCAGAAGGCATTGAGCGGATACTTGGCGCTGTCGAAGTCGGGATTGGCTGACTTGTAGAGCCCGATCGCATTGCCGTCGGGGTCGGTCAGGATAGCCATCCAGCCCATTTCGCCGATGGGCATCTTCGGCATCTGCACTGCACCACCGAATTGAACAGCCCGGTTCAGGTATCCTTCGATGTCGTCCACGTTGATATAGACGAGCGGCGACGCACCGCTCTTGACCGGATCGCTGGTCCGAAAGAGTCCGCCGCCCAGTTCGCGAGACGGCGTCTGGAACATCAGGTAGTCGTCGCCATAGGCTTCGAACGACCAGCCGAAGAGCCGGCTGTAAAAGCCCTTGGCGCGCTCCAGATCGGAGACATGCCACTCCACGTGGCAGAACGCATGCTGAGCCATAGTTAAGACCTCGTAAGTGGTTGACGATTCCCGGTCGGCGACCGCCGCCCGGATGCCATAATATAAGACATATGTGCAGGGTTGTCAAGCGCTGCCTCGAGAAAAAGTTTGAGCGAATTTGAGTGAAGAAGAGGAACGAATCGCGCCGACACGACGTGGGTCTCGGGGCGGGTGTCGGGCGAGTGGACGCGGGAGGGCAGCCCGCATATCATCGTCGATACGACGTGGGTAGCGGAGGATAATACCGTAATCGAGGCAACTTGTGGAGTGGCGAAAGCCGTTGTATATTGGGTCGTATGAAGCGAGAGAGAAGACATAGGGTGGTGGTCGGATGGGTGGCTGGGCTGGCGGTGGTGCTGGGGATCGCCGGGGGTGCGGGAGAGGTATGCGCGGACACGACGTGGGTCTCGGGGCGGGTGGCGGGCGAGTGGACGCGCGAGGGCAACCCCTACATCGTTGTCGATTCGACGTGGGTGGCGGAGGGGGATACGCTGAGGGTTGGCCCGAGCGTAAAGGTGATATTTAGCGAGGAAACGGGACTTAGTATCTGGGGCGTGCTGGAGGGAAATGGAAGGGAAGAAGATTCGATTGCAATCAGAGTAACTGAGGGCACGAGCCATTGGAAGGGGATTAAATATTATGGTGTAGGAGAGACTGTATGGAAATATTTGAAAGCTATTTGCCCGGACACAGTATTCGCGTTTGCTGAAAGATATTCTGCAAGATTTTGGAATACGACATTAGACGCCTATCGTCCTTTAGCAGGTGACAGCCGTTATGGAATTCGGAATTGCAACCTCTTCATTTCTCAATGCCAGATGCGCAGTAGGTCTCACTGGGTCACCTCGGGTGGAGCCCTTTCAGCGACAAGAAGTACATTCGACTTTAGTTTGGATGAAAGCGATGAACCCGGATTCTGGTCAGATGCAGCAACCTTCAGCATGGTGCGATGCACTGTAATAGGACGATTGGGAGCGCGACAGCTCTTCGCTGACAGTTGCAGAATCCTCCAAACTCCGCACGGCAGACGAATTGGCGTTGGATTCAATTCTGGACGCATAACAACATCATATGTTCAAGGTGGTGTAAGTGCCAGCTCTCTATATGGTCAGGATATGATACTAATCTCAAATAATATCATTGAAGGCTCACTTGGGCTCCTCGGCTTGGCTAATGTCTATGGCTGTGAAATAGGCGACATTCTGGACCTATACTCGTGCCGGACCGTTGTCGTAAGGAACTCCGTAATCAATGGATCGTTGCGAATATTTAGGGCAGATACAGTCATCGTAGATAGCTGTCGAATCGGCCCCGGCACTGTGTCAGCCGCCTTTGCTTCTGAGATTAGCATCATGCGGTCGGTATTGGTTGGCAAGATCGGTGCTGTTGCATATGATCAAAATGAACATGCGCTATTCGATCATAATACTATTATCCGTTATGCCGATTCAACTTACTGGGGCACACCCGCTAATCAGCAAATACACTGGAGTAACAATATCTTCATAAATAATTCTCCTAGCCGAAGCGTATTCTCAGG
This region includes:
- a CDS encoding VOC family protein, which gives rise to MAQHAFCHVEWHVSDLERAKGFYSRLFGWSFEAYGDDYLMFQTPSRELGGGLFRTSDPVKSGASPLVYINVDDIEGYLNRAVQFGGAVQMPKMPIGEMGWMAILTDPDGNAIGLYKSANPDFDSAKYPLNAFCHVEWQTKDLAGTRAFFEGLFGWRFENTFMETYQTYMTPSEEVGGGIGLADTVQAAASPGVYIEVNEIEDYLSKAIAAGASVAVPKTEIPGHGWFAHLQAPDGNTVGLFQSGHGQG